The following are from one region of the Chiloscyllium punctatum isolate Juve2018m chromosome 24, sChiPun1.3, whole genome shotgun sequence genome:
- the ticam1 gene encoding TIR domain-containing adapter molecule 1 encodes MAEDCDHIPSIDDLFNILSEVTEKRLFSLWYKFYSNNSRTSKVHQLLYSIISFFLKKTDEAERAAMLVLNEMPNDRSALYILNKIQGLEGGAQREQKTSEISNEEFSAEDGNVLRDLALMLALLVEENLCNSSMRNQACQAAIKAFKSNNQNHRMDLQELIEEFRWQFGPMSFEGEENAEVSALKSTEEQIPSMRSTIECRTNPDTVPSKPATNSLNNSEITIPTHFEISASPTASFISNSHRDNLNSPIANSEESTVNLSHSMKRQLNLSSDKSLGEVKVTNGIGVKCVKQKNVPSACLIEGSSHTQVNEVRPTECTGERNSSQLVSSKSKMSEDWGTGNEEHTNSISHDPSLGATKLPTGDQSNSAETTSGKFSPSTPPPPADEEIFENKFYSFVVLHAREDAEIAENVQLRLESLVKMEGATFSEEFSLPGRSPIKCIEDAINNSAFTILLLTHKFNSRWEEYKTNSVLMHSIRNEHKYNTVIPLLPKKSRMCKNDIPFALTAINSLDENSRHFERHVKKTFTWNVLERHKKSWLQEQERKQIEEKTAQAQKDYQSALKTLSANWNYVQICSQLAQSYHHFQAMHPPHPGPAAVNGHAQPVLHPPPYPYLPVFPGFNIPPSPLPNKPNFNPQHAMYQVMQPPFQFINPSNNQNVNVSSSTQQQGQGTNIIQIQHAKNVQIGDSNQMTITDLTESCESTDDEDRESEHN; translated from the coding sequence ATGGCAGAAGATTGTGATCACATTCCATCTATCGATGACTTGTTTAACATTTTGTCTGAAGTCACTGAGAAAAGGTTGTTCAGCCTATGGTATAAGTTTTATTCTAACAACTCAAGAACTTCAAAAGTCCATCAACTACTTTATAGCATCATATCATTCTTCTTGAAAAAGACAGATGAGGCCGAGAGAGCAGCAATGTTAGTGTTAAATGAAATGCCAAATGACAGATCGGCTTTGTACATTCTCAACAAAATTCAAGGTTTAGAAGGTGGTGCACAGCGAGAACAGAAAACATCTGAAATATCAAATGAAGAGTTTTCTGCAGAAGATGGTAATGTTCTCAGAGACCTGGCTTTGATGCTTGCATTGCTAGTGGAAGAAAATTTGTGCAACTCTTCCATGAGGAACCAAGCATGCCAAGCTGCCATCAAAGCATTCAAGTCCAACAATCAAAACCACAGAATGGATCTTCAGGAACTTATTGAGGAATTTAGGTGGCAGTTTGGTCCCATGTCTTTTGAAGGTGAGGAGAATGCTGAAGTATCAGCTCTGAAGTCAACTGAAGAACAAATTCCAAGTATGAGATCAACAATTGAATGCAGGACTAATCCAGACACTGTCCCGAGTAAACCAGCAACCAACTCACTGAACAATTCAGAAATTACGATTCCCACTCACTTTGAAATCAGTGCATCTCCCACTGCATCATTCATTTCCAATTCACACAGGGACAACTTAAATTCCCCAATAGCAAACTCTGAAGAGAGTACTGTTAACCTCAGTCATTCTATGAAAAGACAATTGAATCTGTCTTCTGACAAATCTttgggagaggtgaaggtgaccAATGGCATTGGAGTTAAATGTGTAAAACAGAAGAATGTTCCTTCAGCTTGTCTAATCGAAGGTTCTTCGCACACACAAGTGAATGAAGTGAGACCAACAGAATGTACAGGAGAAAGAAACAGTAGCCAGCTAGTTAGTTCAAAGTCAAAAATGTCAGAAGACTGGGGGACAGGGAATGAAGAACATACCAATTCCATTTCACACGATCCTTCACTGGGAGCAACCAAGCTGCCAACAGGTGACCAATCAAACTCCGCTGAAACCACATCTGGAAAATTCAGTCCTTCAACACCTCCTCCTCCGGCAGATGAGGAAATCTTTGAGAACAAATTTTACTCTTTTGTTGTCTTGCATGCCCGAGAAGATGCGGAAATAGCAGAAAATGTTCAGTTGAGACTAGAATCATTAGTGAAAAtggaaggggcaacgttttccgaGGAATTCTCTCTTCCAGGACGATCTCCAATAAAGTGTATTGAAGATGCAATTAACAACTCTGCATTCACAATCCTCCTCCTCACGCACAAGTTTAACAGTCGCTGGGAAGAGTACAAGACCAATAGTGTTCTGATGCATTCAATTAGGAATGAGCACAAGTACAACACAGTCATTCCACTGCTACCGAAGAAGAGTCGGATGTGTAAAAATGACATCCCTTTTGCACTGACTGCTATCAATAGCCTCGATGAGAATTCGAGACACTTTGAAAGACATGTAAAGAAGACATTTACTTGGAATGTACTTGAGAGGCATAAAAAGAGTTGGCTTCAAGAGCAAGAACGTAAACAGATAGAAGAAAAAACAGCACAGGCCCAAAAAGACTATCAAAGTGCCTTGAAAACTCTATCAGCTAACTGGAATTATGTGCAGATTTGTAGCCAACTTGCACAGAGTTATCATCACTTCCAAGCAATGCATCCACCCCATCCTGGACCTGCTGCAGTTAATGGACATGCACAGCCTGTGCTACACCCACCACCTTATCCCTACCTCCCTGTATTTCCTGGGTTTAATATTCCTCCATCACCTTTACCGAACAAGCCAAATTTCAACCCGCAGCATGCCATGTACCAGGTTATGCAACCACCCTTTCAGTTCATTAACCCTAGCAATAACCAAAATGTAAATGTCAGTAGTTCCACACAACAGCAAGGTCAAGGCACTAACATAATCCAGATTCAGCATGCCAAAAATGTACAGATAGGAGACTCTAACCAGATGACAATAACAGATTTGactgagagttgtgagagcacagatgatgaggacagagaaagtgAGCACAATTAG
- the LOC140494536 gene encoding protein fem-1 homolog C-like produces the protein MDIKTAVFNAARDGKLKLMQKLLNNRSAEELEAVTLEKTNGGTPLLIASRYGHLQVVDYLMEHCKAKVELGGSVNFDGETIEGAPPLWAASAAGHLSVVRTLLEHGASVNNTTLTNSTPLRAACFDGHLEIVKYLIEHRADMEVANRHGHTCLMISCYKGHKEIAKYLLEKGADVNRKSVKGNTALHDCAESGSLEIMKMLLKCGAKMEKDGYGMTPLLAASVTGHMNIVEFLINHVQTRKEDRIDALELLGATFVDKKRDLLGAMKFWKRAMEKRHSDKSKIVKKPQVGQLVLAYDYAKEVTTSEELEALITDPDEMRMQALLIRERILGPSHPDTSYYIRYRGAVYADSGNFERCINLWKYALDMQQNNLDPLSPMTASSLLSFAELFSFVLQDRPKGTLAMKVSFTDLMGILCKSVREVERAVNQRENPPDVAQFTKALSIILHLISLLEKVECSPDQEHYKKQTIYRLLKLNPRGKGGFTPLHLAVDKDTTSVGRYPVCKFPSLQVTSVLLECGADVDSRDYENNTPLHIAAFNNNLDIMNMLIDTGAHFDATNSSKKTAWDLLDEKKMAKNLIQPINHITLQCLAARAVEKHKVIYKGLIPEELDAFIQLH, from the coding sequence ATGGATATCAAGACGGCAGTTTTCAACGCAGCTCGGGACGGCAAGTTGAAACTTATGCAGAAGTTGCTGAACAACCGGAGCGCGGAGGAGCTGGAGGCGGTGACATTGGAGAAAACCAATGGCGGCACCCCCCTGCTCATCGCCTCCAGGTACGGCCACCTGCAGGTCGTCGACTACCTGATGGAACACTGCAAGGCCAAGGTGGAGCTGGGCGGCTCGGTCAACTTCGACGGGGAAACCATCGAAGGGGCCCCGCCGCTGTGGGCAGCGTCGGCCGCCGGGCACCTGTCGGTGGTCCGGACCCTGCTGGAGCACGGGGCGTCCGTCAACAACACCACCCTGACCAACTCCACCCCGCTGCGGGCCGCCTGCTTCGACGGCCACCTGGAGATCGTCAAGTACCTCATCGAGCACCGAGCGGACATGGAAGTGGCGAACAGGCACGGGCACACTTGCCTCATGATCTCATGCTATAAGGGGCATAAGGAGATTGCCAAGTATCTGCTGGAGAAAGGTGCGGATGTGAATAGGAAAAGTGTGAAGGGGAACACTGCTTTGCACGACTGCGCGGAGTCAGGAAGCCTGGAAATAATGAAAATGCTGCTAAAATGTGGGGCTAAGATGGAAAAGGATGGCTATGGAATGACCCCCTTACTTGCTGCCAGTGTCACAGGTCACATGAATATTGTGGAATTTCTTATTAACCACGTGCAGACCAGGAAGGAAGACCGAATTGATGCGCTTGAACTATTGGGAGCTACGTTTGTTGATAAGAAAAGAGACTTGCTGGGAGCGATGAAGTTTTGGAAGAGAGCAATGGAGAAGAGGCACAGTGACAAAAGCAAAATAGTTAAGAAGCCACAGGTAGGACAACTGGTGTTAGCTTATGATTATGCAAAAGAGGTTACAACATCTGAAGAGCTGGAAGCCTTGATTACTGACCCAGATGAGATGAGGATGCAAGCCTTGTTGATCCGAGAGAGAATTCTTGGTCCATCCCATCCAGACACTTCCTACTATATTCGTTATCGAGGTGCAGTTTATGCTGATTCTGGAAACTTTGAAAGATGCATCAATTTGTGGAAATATGCGCTGGATATGCAGCAGAACAATTTAGACCCACTGAGCCCTATGACTGCCAGTAGTTTGCTCTCCTTTGCTGAGCTGTTTTCTTTTGTCCTGCAAGACCGTCCAAAAGGCACCCTGGCCATGAAAGTATCTTTCACTGATCTTATGGGCATCTTGTGTAAAAGTGTCCGTGAAGTTGAACGAGCAGTGAATCAGCGGGAGAACCCACCTGATGTTGCACAATTCACAAAAGCTTTATCTATTATTTTACACTTGATTTCCTTGTTAGAAAAGGTAGAATGTAGCCCTGATCAGGAACATTACAAGAAGCAAACCATCTATCGGCTTTTGAAGCTGAATCCAAGAGGAAAGGGTGGATTTACCCCATTACATCTAGCAGTTGACAAGGACACAACATCAGTTGGCCGTTATCCAGTTTGCAAGTTCCCTTCGTTGCAAGTGACCTCGGTACTGCTGGAATGTGGTGCTGACGTTGACTCAAGAGATTATGAGAACAACACTCCTCTGCATATAGCTGCATTCAACAACAATCTTGATATTATGAACATGTTAATTGACACCGGTGCACATTTTGATGCCACCAATTCTTCCAAGAAAACTGCTTGGGATTTGTTGGATGAAAAGAAGATGGCCAAGAATTTGATTCAACCCATCAACCACATCACTCTGCAGTGCCTTGCTGCTCGTGCCGTTGAAAAACATAAGGTCATTTACAAAGGATTAATTCCAGAAGAACTGGATGCTTTCATTCAACTACATTGA